The following are encoded together in the Candidatus Liberimonas magnetica genome:
- a CDS encoding glycosyltransferase family 39 protein, with amino-acid sequence MNNRNTVLALIIAAIFVLHIANALYQGKMLPNCARTNDEGMNSWDMQFTDPFSVNTSYPPLYGFNSYFIEKLVGKNWTLLYVFNNSMYFLLLLIFLYLLGKAVKDTETGLLSALIVSLYPLVAAGYNRYCMDFALLSLIVIFLYFLYRSDYFLNTGYSVLAGVAVVYGVMLKESFPAFIAGPVLYVFYQSLKDILRRSFKRIITISVIFISTVAVAISFFGFNYFYFLFWQSMLLEPVNHVWTGFGTFLFYHIRLFWIGLWESQLSIPFFLLLIPGIYCFAKEKDTRLQITVFSSIIIPNLFVMLMPHWKSERHLLPQLAVLAFISAFSLRKLIDSYSGKAIISLLIIVGILQVYDFTYDKIGLSKLEYKSFYYWHTEYMELSVNTKLKKTETCINIFKALLDNINETERTGIKKNKYKVLVLPAHAMDSKGIVLLHSYFLFNLGKYVKDKDYYSLVRRLNASGDKTVGIDYIIQAATKDSKRESLYNLNMLEQILRETAENASGQVDLKIMENKWASLVKNFEDRGLIYRGKEYDFYLYQRRAISSYMQFFVLPLKIYGVAK; translated from the coding sequence GTGAATAATAGAAATACTGTATTAGCACTCATTATAGCGGCTATTTTTGTGTTACATATTGCCAATGCCTTATATCAAGGGAAAATGCTTCCCAACTGTGCAAGGACTAATGATGAGGGAATGAATTCCTGGGATATGCAATTCACAGATCCGTTTAGCGTAAATACAAGTTATCCGCCTTTATATGGATTTAACAGCTACTTTATAGAGAAACTAGTAGGCAAGAACTGGACTTTGCTGTATGTCTTCAACAATTCGATGTATTTTCTATTGCTTCTAATATTTCTTTACCTCCTCGGCAAAGCGGTAAAGGATACAGAGACAGGCTTGCTTTCTGCCTTGATAGTTTCATTGTACCCCTTGGTCGCTGCAGGCTATAACCGGTACTGTATGGATTTTGCCCTGTTATCCCTTATTGTGATCTTTCTTTATTTTCTTTACAGGTCTGACTATTTCTTAAATACCGGATATAGCGTCCTTGCAGGGGTTGCGGTAGTTTATGGTGTCATGCTTAAAGAGTCTTTCCCTGCTTTCATCGCAGGCCCGGTTTTATATGTTTTTTACCAATCGCTTAAAGACATTTTGAGAAGAAGCTTCAAACGAATTATTACGATCTCTGTTATTTTTATTTCTACAGTAGCGGTAGCTATATCCTTTTTCGGGTTTAACTACTTCTATTTTTTGTTCTGGCAATCCATGTTATTAGAACCAGTCAATCATGTCTGGACCGGGTTTGGGACGTTCCTGTTTTATCATATCAGGTTGTTCTGGATAGGTCTTTGGGAAAGCCAGCTATCCATTCCCTTCTTCTTGCTACTGATACCCGGAATATACTGTTTTGCAAAAGAAAAAGACACCCGCTTACAGATAACTGTTTTTTCTTCAATAATCATACCCAATTTATTCGTAATGCTGATGCCGCACTGGAAGTCGGAAAGACACCTCCTGCCCCAACTTGCAGTCTTAGCATTTATCAGTGCTTTTAGCCTCAGAAAGTTAATTGACAGCTATTCCGGAAAGGCTATTATATCATTATTAATTATAGTAGGGATCTTGCAGGTATATGACTTTACCTATGATAAAATTGGGCTTTCAAAACTTGAATATAAAAGTTTTTATTATTGGCATACGGAATACATGGAATTATCGGTTAATACCAAGCTTAAGAAGACTGAAACGTGCATAAATATCTTCAAAGCACTGCTGGACAATATCAATGAAACGGAACGAACCGGTATAAAAAAGAACAAATATAAAGTGCTTGTTCTGCCTGCTCATGCAATGGATAGTAAGGGGATAGTTTTACTGCATTCATATTTTCTTTTTAATTTAGGCAAATATGTTAAAGATAAGGATTATTATAGCCTTGTCAGGCGTTTGAACGCTTCCGGAGACAAAACAGTAGGTATCGACTATATCATACAGGCGGCAACTAAAGACTCAAAACGTGAATCCTTATATAATTTGAATATGCTTGAGCAAATACTTAGAGAAACCGCCGAAAATGCTTCTGGCCAGGTTGACCTTAAAATAATGGAAAATAAATGGGCCAGCCTTGTAAAAAACTTTGAAGACCGAGGATTAATTTACAGGGGCAAAGAATATGATTTTTATCTTTATCAGCGTAGAGCGATATCAAGTTATATGCAGTTTTTCGTGCTGCCTCTAAAGATATATGGCGTTGCCAAATAA
- a CDS encoding DegT/DnrJ/EryC1/StrS aminotransferase family protein yields MKSKRKGLIAFGRPLIENDEIKEVVKTLKSGWITTGPKVAEFENLFKEYVGSKYALAVNSCTSGLHLALLVAGIRPGDEVITSPMTFAATANQIIHAGAVPVFADIDRNSMNIDPKEIEKKITGRTKAILPVHFAGRACDMDAILRIAKKYNFIILNDAAHAIETKYKGKNIGCYGNITVYSFHATKNITTGEGGMVTTNNKEYAKKIKMYGFHGINKDSTKRYSFNKYNHYSVSYPGYKYNMMDIQASLGIRQLKKIERYSRIRKYIWDKYNDAFKDLPCSTPKEAEPLTRHAYHLYNLLIDVDSLKTSRDRILNELINENIGAGVHYLALHLHEFYAKTFGYKRGDFPNAEYISDRTISLPLSPGLTNKNVNDIIRKVKKVLNSHKR; encoded by the coding sequence ATGAAATCAAAAAGAAAAGGTTTGATAGCTTTTGGAAGGCCTTTAATAGAAAACGATGAAATTAAAGAAGTTGTAAAAACTTTAAAATCAGGTTGGATAACTACCGGGCCAAAAGTAGCCGAATTTGAAAATTTGTTTAAAGAGTATGTGGGTTCAAAATATGCCTTAGCGGTAAACTCATGCACCTCCGGCTTGCATCTTGCCCTCTTGGTTGCGGGTATAAGGCCGGGAGATGAAGTAATAACATCACCTATGACCTTTGCTGCAACAGCTAATCAAATAATACATGCCGGTGCCGTTCCTGTCTTTGCGGATATCGACAGGAATTCAATGAACATCGATCCTAAAGAAATCGAAAAAAAGATAACCGGCCGGACCAAGGCGATTTTGCCTGTACATTTTGCCGGAAGGGCCTGTGATATGGACGCTATATTGCGTATAGCAAAAAAATATAACTTTATAATTCTAAATGACGCAGCCCATGCAATAGAAACTAAATATAAGGGAAAGAATATAGGGTGTTATGGTAATATAACGGTTTACAGTTTTCATGCAACAAAGAATATCACAACAGGTGAAGGCGGTATGGTAACGACAAACAATAAAGAATATGCAAAAAAAATCAAGATGTACGGCTTTCATGGAATAAATAAAGATTCAACAAAAAGATATTCATTCAATAAATATAACCACTATTCGGTATCCTATCCCGGGTATAAATACAATATGATGGACATACAGGCGAGCCTTGGTATTCGCCAATTAAAAAAGATAGAAAGATATTCAAGAATAAGAAAATATATTTGGGATAAGTACAACGATGCGTTTAAGGATTTGCCTTGCTCTACCCCAAAAGAGGCAGAACCTCTGACAAGGCATGCATATCATCTCTATAATCTTTTAATAGATGTTGATAGTTTAAAAACCAGCCGCGACAGGATACTTAATGAACTTATTAATGAAAACATAGGCGCCGGCGTTCATTATCTCGCTTTGCACCTTCATGAATTCTACGCTAAAACCTTCGGCTATAAAAGAGGGGATTTTCCAAATGCGGAATATATCTCTGACAGGACTATTTCATTGCCTTTGTCTCCCGGATTAACGAATAAGAACGTAAATGATATCATAAGAAAAGTAAAAAAGGTTTTAAATTCACACAAAAGATGA
- a CDS encoding glycosyltransferase has translation MNYDVSIIITSYNEENLLEAGVNEIIKVMEQSGYSHELIFIDDCSSDKTRYLILKLVKDKPNRSYVFHEINVGRGGTINEGIKLAKGKIVGYLDIDLEVHARNIPVMIHAIKSGNDIATAFRVYKISLAPYDILRYILSIGYRKLLRLLLKTPLHDTEAGCKFFSREKILPLIDKTQNKRWFWDTEIMTLSYLSGLKIVEIPCQFIRRLDKISSINLFKDIRDDLLSLLEFKNTLKDKTK, from the coding sequence TTGAATTACGACGTAAGCATAATAATAACAAGCTATAACGAAGAAAACCTGCTCGAGGCTGGCGTAAATGAAATTATTAAGGTAATGGAACAGTCCGGGTATTCCCACGAGCTTATATTTATAGACGACTGCAGTTCGGACAAAACAAGATATTTAATTTTAAAGCTAGTAAAAGATAAACCGAATAGGAGCTATGTTTTTCATGAAATAAATGTCGGCCGGGGCGGTACTATTAATGAAGGGATCAAACTTGCAAAAGGTAAAATAGTCGGATATTTAGATATAGATTTGGAAGTGCACGCCAGAAACATACCTGTAATGATACATGCGATAAAAAGCGGCAATGATATCGCTACGGCTTTTAGAGTTTATAAGATCAGTTTGGCGCCATATGATATTTTACGCTATATATTAAGCATCGGCTATAGAAAACTTCTACGGCTTTTGCTGAAAACCCCGCTTCATGATACTGAAGCAGGCTGTAAGTTTTTTTCGAGGGAAAAAATACTGCCTCTAATTGATAAAACACAGAACAAACGCTGGTTCTGGGATACTGAAATAATGACGTTATCCTACCTGTCCGGACTGAAAATAGTGGAAATACCCTGCCAGTTTATAAGAAGATTAGACAAAATATCCAGTATAAATTTATTTAAAGACATAAGGGACGACTTGCTATCTTTGCTGGAGTTTAAGAATACTTTAAAAGATAAAACAAAATAA
- a CDS encoding B12-binding domain-containing radical SAM protein: MIDRLKVKNILLIIETPKIQHNYPSSLPPLGILYLCAVLEKNGFNCDVVDANITPYDIDIIENYDLVGFSLFCSNVESTFDKIKIARNKYPDKLVIMGGPHCEAFIEDYCQNPDLNAIFIGESENTLIQYLTIPISTDLKSVYYRDELSSKFIYNGPSSAFPDLDQLPIPSYNKLPLNKYSFNVSKKSPVVSIITSRGCPFNCSFCYHSHGKKWRPRSPKNIVDEIEFLKNEMNVDEISIHDDNFSIDKLRVIDICNLIVQRNINVYIQITSGIRADMCDEEMLKNLKNAGLWLINVNPESGNEDTLSKIKKGSSLGHVKNLVNLCRKHKIKTFANFIIGFPWEGEKEIRNTHDFALKLNTDFAHFAKLTIFPKTQLYSDFHNLFYMSPFKDIAFFSGETSAPNLHGLTPAKIDNWIKKCVKDFYLRPQTIIYLLQTLSFKKLLRLFLFTLKTKNI; encoded by the coding sequence ATGATTGATAGATTAAAAGTAAAAAATATATTACTTATTATAGAAACGCCTAAAATACAACATAATTATCCGAGCTCATTGCCACCCTTAGGGATTTTATATCTTTGTGCGGTACTTGAAAAAAATGGTTTCAACTGTGATGTTGTAGATGCAAATATTACCCCTTATGACATCGATATTATTGAGAACTATGATCTTGTAGGATTTTCATTGTTTTGCTCTAATGTAGAATCAACTTTTGATAAAATTAAAATTGCACGAAACAAATATCCTGATAAACTTGTAATTATGGGCGGACCGCATTGTGAAGCTTTTATCGAAGATTACTGTCAAAACCCTGACCTCAATGCTATATTTATCGGTGAAAGTGAAAATACTTTAATTCAATATTTAACTATACCTATTAGCACAGATTTAAAAAGTGTTTATTATCGCGACGAGCTATCATCTAAATTCATATACAATGGCCCCAGCAGCGCTTTCCCTGATTTAGATCAACTGCCTATACCTTCTTATAATAAGCTCCCTTTAAATAAATATAGCTTTAATGTCAGTAAAAAATCGCCGGTTGTTTCAATTATCACTTCGCGGGGATGCCCGTTTAATTGCTCCTTTTGCTATCACAGCCATGGGAAGAAATGGCGGCCAAGATCACCTAAAAACATAGTTGATGAAATTGAGTTCCTGAAAAATGAGATGAATGTAGATGAGATATCAATTCACGATGACAATTTTTCAATAGACAAACTGCGTGTTATTGATATCTGTAACTTGATTGTACAAAGAAATATAAATGTATATATTCAAATTACAAGCGGTATTAGAGCCGATATGTGCGATGAAGAAATGTTAAAAAATCTTAAGAATGCAGGTTTATGGCTTATTAATGTCAATCCAGAAAGCGGGAATGAGGATACCTTAAGTAAAATAAAAAAGGGGTCATCTTTAGGACATGTTAAAAATTTAGTAAATCTCTGCAGGAAACACAAAATAAAGACTTTTGCTAATTTTATTATAGGGTTCCCCTGGGAAGGAGAAAAAGAGATAAGAAATACTCATGATTTTGCGTTAAAACTTAATACAGATTTTGCTCATTTTGCAAAACTGACCATATTTCCAAAAACTCAACTGTATTCTGATTTCCACAACTTGTTTTATATGTCTCCGTTTAAAGATATAGCTTTTTTTTCCGGTGAAACTTCCGCACCAAACCTTCATGGATTGACACCTGCAAAAATAGATAATTGGATCAAAAAATGTGTCAAAGATTTTTATTTACGGCCGCAAACAATTATTTATTTACTGCAGACGCTCTCTTTCAAAAAACTATTACGTTTGTTTTTATTTACTCTAAAAACAAAAAACATTTAA